One genomic window of Prochlorococcus marinus str. NATL2A includes the following:
- a CDS encoding AbrB family transcriptional regulator, translated as MLTGKDLLAKVKDLGDVSKSDLVKACGYVSTKKGGGERLNYTAFYEALLEAKGVNLAAESAGGIGKGGRKLSYVATVQGNGNLLIGKAYTALLDLKPGDNFEIKMGRKGFRLVPEGEG; from the coding sequence ATGCTCACTGGTAAGGATTTATTAGCCAAGGTCAAAGACTTGGGAGATGTCTCAAAATCTGATCTTGTTAAAGCTTGTGGATATGTTTCCACAAAGAAAGGAGGCGGAGAACGTCTTAATTATACTGCTTTTTATGAAGCACTTCTAGAAGCTAAAGGTGTAAACCTAGCAGCTGAAAGTGCTGGTGGTATTGGTAAAGGTGGTAGAAAGCTTAGTTATGTGGCTACCGTCCAAGGAAATGGAAACCTATTGATAGGAAAGGCCTATACAGCTCTTTTAGATCTCAAACCTGGTGATAATTTTGAGATTAAGATGGGACGTAAAGGTTTCCGTTTGGTTCCAGAAGGAGAAGGTTAA
- a CDS encoding DUF2130 domain-containing protein — MNEIKCPECGSTISIDEDSYSNIIKQVRDQEFEDEMKKRLVILERDKQKSVDLAIQNLRLQMQEAAFVNEKKMQGLQSQLISAQAEKTMTVNKIKHAFEKERDSLEYLLEKTREKNEFDKKLAVSDAITELKEGYEKLKNNLDKVELQKELSEKSIKMRYEIQLKDRDDLIERLRDMKTKLSTKMVGESLEQHCENEFNRLRATAFPNAYFDKDNDASFGSKGDYIFRDCDSEGNEIVSIMFEMKNECDSTSSKKKNEDFLKELNKDRLEKNCEYAVLVSLLESDNDLFNAGIVDFSYRYPKMYVVRPQCFLPIISLLRNASLKALEYKSELAAIKEQNIDITNFENSLELFKDSFGKNYALASKRFETAIMEIDKSINHLQKTKDALLGADRNLRLANDKAQDVSVKRLTRNNPTMREKFNSIRKSDAA; from the coding sequence ATGAATGAAATCAAATGTCCTGAATGTGGTAGTACGATCAGCATTGATGAAGATAGTTACTCAAATATTATTAAGCAGGTGAGAGATCAGGAGTTTGAAGATGAAATGAAGAAAAGACTTGTAATTCTTGAAAGGGATAAACAGAAATCCGTTGATCTTGCTATTCAAAATCTTCGATTACAAATGCAAGAGGCAGCATTTGTAAATGAAAAAAAAATGCAAGGCCTTCAGTCTCAATTGATTTCTGCCCAGGCTGAAAAAACTATGACTGTGAACAAGATTAAGCATGCCTTTGAAAAAGAGAGAGACTCACTTGAGTATTTATTGGAGAAAACAAGAGAAAAGAATGAATTTGATAAAAAACTTGCTGTATCTGACGCAATTACTGAATTAAAAGAAGGGTATGAAAAACTCAAAAATAACTTAGATAAAGTCGAGCTTCAAAAGGAATTATCTGAAAAATCTATAAAAATGAGATATGAAATTCAGTTAAAAGATAGAGATGATTTAATTGAGAGACTTCGTGATATGAAAACAAAATTGTCCACCAAAATGGTTGGTGAGTCTCTTGAGCAACATTGCGAAAATGAATTTAATCGACTAAGGGCGACAGCCTTTCCTAATGCCTATTTTGATAAAGATAATGATGCTAGTTTTGGTAGTAAAGGTGATTACATTTTTCGTGACTGTGATAGTGAAGGAAACGAAATAGTATCTATTATGTTTGAGATGAAGAACGAATGTGATAGCACTTCTAGCAAGAAGAAGAATGAGGATTTTCTTAAAGAGTTAAACAAAGATCGTTTAGAAAAAAATTGCGAATATGCTGTATTAGTTTCTTTATTAGAATCTGATAATGATTTATTTAACGCTGGAATTGTTGACTTTTCATATCGGTATCCAAAAATGTATGTTGTTCGTCCGCAATGTTTTTTACCAATAATTTCTTTATTAAGGAATGCTTCACTTAAGGCTCTAGAGTATAAATCAGAACTAGCAGCTATTAAGGAGCAGAATATTGATATTACAAATTTTGAAAATAGCCTTGAACTATTTAAGGATTCTTTTGGTAAAAATTATGCTCTAGCTTCAAAACGTTTTGAAACAGCAATTATGGAGATTGATAAATCTATTAATCACTTGCAAAAAACCAAAGATGCATTACTTGGCGCTGATAGAAACCTTAGATTAGCTAATGATAAAGCACAAGATGTTTCGGTTAAAAGATTGACCAGAAATAATCCTACGATGAGAGAAAAATTTAATTCAATTAGAAAAAGTGATGCGGCGTAA
- a CDS encoding DCC1-like thiol-disulfide oxidoreductase family protein codes for MSDKSLFIYDGECPFCNHFAQLIELKSSLPEFEIIDGRKNLALLTQLYNQGYDLNKGAILISDENIMHGADAINWICSEIKEPSDSLLEVLRIIFTSNRMTNFLFPFLLWGRRFSLTLKGKVWHPVSGNHQFF; via the coding sequence ATGTCAGATAAAAGTTTATTTATATATGATGGTGAATGCCCATTTTGCAATCACTTTGCACAATTAATTGAATTAAAAAGCAGTCTGCCTGAATTCGAAATAATAGATGGAAGAAAAAATCTAGCCCTATTAACTCAACTCTATAACCAAGGATATGATTTGAATAAAGGAGCAATTCTAATCAGCGATGAAAATATCATGCATGGTGCTGATGCGATTAATTGGATTTGCTCTGAGATCAAGGAGCCTAGCGATTCACTGTTAGAAGTACTCAGGATTATTTTCACGTCTAACAGGATGACTAATTTTTTATTCCCATTCCTTTTATGGGGAAGAAGATTTTCACTGACATTAAAAGGAAAGGTATGGCATCCAGTCAGCGGAAATCATCAATTTTTCTGA
- a CDS encoding NAD-dependent DNA ligase gives MARHLPIDIDMRLLGLDKDCFSSWWAKLPEGSTMVVQPKIDGCAIGLRYKYGQLVDAYTRDDSEIIENIRNINSIPLSIDDSLKVEVELEGVLYTPFSNSKISIEQLLSNSFSEIDNSTSILFKAFQIFCSKSDELSDLTQLQNWGFEVPITLRTDDPRQVKRWHSQWIKNELFSNLPTNGIVAKCNSSLTKNFLGSSPSSPNWALALTR, from the coding sequence TTGGCTCGACATCTTCCTATTGATATAGATATGAGATTACTTGGACTTGATAAGGATTGCTTCTCTAGCTGGTGGGCAAAGTTACCAGAGGGATCAACCATGGTTGTGCAGCCTAAAATCGATGGGTGTGCAATAGGACTTAGATACAAATATGGACAATTAGTAGATGCCTATACTCGTGACGATAGTGAGATTATTGAAAACATTAGGAATATTAATTCTATTCCTTTGAGTATTGATGACTCTCTAAAAGTTGAAGTTGAGTTGGAGGGAGTTTTATATACACCTTTTTCTAATTCAAAGATCTCGATAGAGCAATTGCTTTCGAACTCATTCTCGGAAATTGACAATAGTACCTCAATTTTATTTAAAGCATTCCAAATTTTTTGCTCTAAAAGTGATGAGTTGTCAGATTTGACCCAACTTCAAAACTGGGGATTCGAGGTCCCCATAACTCTAAGAACTGATGATCCTAGGCAAGTCAAAAGATGGCATTCTCAATGGATCAAGAATGAATTGTTTTCAAATCTTCCTACCAATGGAATCGTTGCTAAATGCAATTCCTCTTTGACTAAGAATTTTTTGGGCTCTAGTCCTTCCTCTCCCAATTGGGCTTTGGCTTTAACTAGATAA